aaagcccactCAGGAAGATGACCTTTCAgtttggcaaaaataaataaaataaaataaacatgccacaaataaaacaaacgtaGCAAGGACAAGTAATCAAAGACAACAATTCACCACTTCCTGTCCAAACATGCTGAAATTGTCCAGGACGTTACATCACCACGTTAGCCAAAATACTCTACCGCATCGATGTTATCCGACCAATGTGACAAGCTGAGTGATGCGATAACCATAGACTAGCTAGATTCAACCATGTTAACCTAGCAAtgtggccatttttttgtttaatttaattCAGTTAGGAAAGATTATTTGAGATAtgggtcacagaacaaattcaacGCCTAATGTCAAAGCACCATTGTACTAACGGTGTTATAATTTTAGCGTTGCAAAGTAACCACAACCATTTGTCTAGCAACGTGACAAGCCTACCCACGCAATCACAATAGCTTATTGGTGGTATTTTACCCTAGTGAGGCGACACTAGGTTCATAACATGACTACGTTAAGCCTACCAATGTTAGGATGGCAACATGACGTTAGTGGTGTGAAAATTTGCCGTGTCACCCTATTATCCTAATACACTTATTTTGCCTAGTGATGTGACAGCATTGGCCTAGCTCAGTGACTTTAGCCTACCAATGAAACCATGTTAACCGGGGCAATGTCAACATGTTAGCTTAACAGGGATACTTCGAGCAGTGACAATGTAAGCCTTGCGATGTAACCACATTCAGGCATGGCACcaagatgttttcttttctatggcctttggagtgtgggaggtgggttcattttcatcatttcagtcttatttctgaggttctTGTTTTGCAACGATAGGATGATAAGCAGCACAAGCATGCTACACATGAACACGTTTTGAACAGAATTTGCCCAAACAACATTCAACAAAATAGTTAAGGGTAACAACACAAGTGGCCAACCGGGCAATAATAAAACCTTCAAACTAATTTGGCACACCTTCCCTCCCAAACAACACACAGGGTAGAGGTGCAGCACAAACATGGAAGCAGGAATTGGATTGGAACACAATGGCTGGCTACTTGTGAATGACTTCATGtttataaataaatggaaaatattttaaaatgtaaaataaaacagcAGACGACTTGACCGAGGCTAACCAGAGTTTTGACGGGGCTATAGCAGACCCTCGCCCCAGGGTAGCACCGAGCCTGACTACAATAGCCTATTGACGCGATTTTAATTAGACAATGTTAGCTAAACAAGCGAGGTGACATGAAGATGTCAGCCTCGTGGGGAAACGTGAGCCTATCAAGATGACATTAGCCTCGTGACGTGACGATGTCAGCCTAGTTAGCGCACCAAGTGTGCTAAAAATGCAAATCCGAGCAGTCATGTGAGAACTGGTCGTTGGCAATGGCTCGACCCGCAGTAAAACTATGGTGAccaaggagaaggaaaaaaatgggggacTGTCTTGTCCAATCAGCAACTCTTCTCGTCCAATTGGTGGCTTCTCTTCTCGGCTTCCCTCCAATAGTGGTTCCCATGCGGGAGGGCGGAGTCAATGACATCCTCAAAGTGCAGTGCAGTTGTTCACCTGCCCACTGGCGGTAGTGGGGGTGCCCCCCGCATGGCTGCATCACATGCACAAAAGCATTAGCTGTGTTAGCACACCCTGTCTACATTATTCAGCTGACACGTGAGTCGTTTGTGGTTTGCGTCGTTTGCTTTGAGACCTGAGTAGGCCTTGCTGGGGTAGATCTTGGCAAAGTGTCGATACTCATCCGGAGGAGGGAAATCATCCAGTGGgtgaaacaaatattttgactcaaagtcatctgggtcaacaaaacaaaacaacttttacatgtcaataaaataaatgtccgTCAACAATACAATTTTACTATCAAGATAGCTAGCTAGGCACTAACCGGCTTTTAACGAGCCACTGCTAGGTGCTAACTAGCAGTCAACTAGCCGTTATCTGGCCACTAACTGGATGCTAACTAGCTTCTGGCTAGCTCTTAACTCTCCTCTGTCTGCTAACTAGCTGGCTGGACTGTGAAGAGAGACATTTAGAGGAAGCGGACACTTCAAAGCTTCATCCAAGAAGTCAATTGTGAAACTTTTTAGCTGCACAACTGACTGCTCAACAatatggaattaaaaaaaacgtttcaaacaaaaaacggattgaaaaagaaaatgacagagaCATTACTCAACACAAGCCTTGCTTGTGAAAACAACTCAATTGAAGTGGCTGGAGCATTTACAAAAGTGGTTAAATTTCACCACCACATGTCCAAGTCGTCAAAGCTGACTGGTTTTCGAGCTCCCTTTTGGCAGTCATGTTATGAGTGTAAGCAATGCACGTTGGCGAGAACACGCAActacggattaaaaaaaaaaattaaagaacaaaaacaaattaaatctaAACCGGGAAGGTGTAATAACTCACCACACAATGACGGAATGATGGAGGAGGCGTGTGCATGGCGGAGAgaagggggtggcgggggaggcGGTTTACCCCTGGCCGGGAGGTCAGATGAGAGAGAAGGGCTACCCGACGTCCTGTAcagaggagggggcggagcctCTCTGGTGGCTGTAGGGACATGAGAAGGTCACATGAAGGTCGTGTTGTTGAACTTAAAAGATGTCTGACCTGAAGGGTGAGTCAGCCTGTGGGCAGGTGaggtgggaggagggggtggggctgGACCTCTGGTGTGGGTGTGGCCTCCCGGCGAAGGGGCAGCCCTCTTGTTGCTGAGGGAGACGTGTTGCTGCAGATGGTCTGCCTCCCCGCTGTAGGTGGGAGGGGCCAGAGAAGTTGGCTTAGCTTTGGTGGGAGGAGCCGGTGGAAGAGGCTTATCTCGGTTGTTGGcggagggtggggagggggcgtgGCCACGCCGATTCTGatgggggggtggaggtggggtggTATCGGAGCCTGTAGAAGGGGGCAGGGCGGAGCTTTGACCATCATCATGGCGATGACCAGGTGGTGTGCGGGGCGACAAGGGACCAGCTGCGCAATCATCTACGAGCAAGACAGCAAGTCATTCAACAGGCAGGAATTACAAAATGTTGTCAGTCACCAGCCCTTTGCGATTGCGGTTTTGACTTTGGAACTTTCCCTTGCTTTTCGATCTGAGGAAGATGACCTGGGGGGATATGTTATCGGAACTATTAAAAAGCTTCGGAGAGGGTACTAAATGCAATCTTTAAGCCACCTTAAGCAAATGTTATGACCTCCGAGCAACCTGGCAAAAGTTCTGAATAACGACAATCCCAAGAGCTACTGTAGATTGAACACGCCCCTTTTGAGCTGTAAGCCTACAGCGACACTAAGATAGAGGGACCAAGTCCTCGGCGCGTTCCATCTGCCGCATATGCTCGTGAACAATATTGTACGATACGGCAAACCAACTGAAAATAATGTTTCACAGGTAAATATCCTTTCCGTTTTTTACCCCCAACTGTTCTGTATTGACGGCACACATTttgataatgacaaaaaaagtaaacctGATAAAAATAGGCTGAGAAATGAGCAAGGTTAATTGACAGTACAATGTCTATGCCTTTGCTGGGACCTTTGCCGCCCCCAGTTTTTGGTGCCATCGTAGCCCGTGTCTCTTCCTATCAGTGTTTGAAACAGTGCTGTGTCACACAGTCCCTGTGTGAAGGAAAGCTCACCAAATTTCAAAAAAGAAGAGGGAAAAGTGGCAGAAAGGTTTGCTCACTGATGAGACAGCAAGTCATTAACTGGACAGGAAGTGCAAGAAAGGTAGACACACATTAAGAAGACGCAACAAGACAGGATACAGCCTACCAATTTGGACACAGCTCTGGTACAGACAAGAGCAAAACAATCAATCGTATGACTTCCTGTCAGTTTTCTTACTTTTGTGTGGCGCCCCCTGGTGGAGGTACTGGTACAGACGGAAGTATGGGTGATCCGTGCCTTGGCTGAGGTCTGACAGGAGGGCGGGGCAACCTTTCACCTCCTCCGGGCTCTGCTGGTGAGGGCCTAGGTCATCACTAGTGTCATCTTTACATTTGTGCATTTGCGTGTACCTGAGCGAAGGCAGGGGGCTGCGGTGGCGAGAGGGGCATCCTGCTGCCGTCACTCACCTGAGGAGACACCCacacaacatacacacacagaacacGTGTGCTCAGGAGCAatcatttatacacacacacacacacacacacacacgcacgcgcgcgcggaTGCAAGCGCTCACACCCCAGGGCTGCCTGCAAATGCTTGGATATGTAataaatgaaatccattttCTGTGCTCTTCTTTTGCCCATCGGACGCAGTTAGCAATCCGAATGAAAAACAGTTTTCCAATGAGAATGTGATCGTGAGTGTCGCGACGTGCGTTAGCTCGACTCGTTGAAATGTGTTGAAAGTCGTTAGCACACACAGCGAAGCAGTTTTATAGGTCAGCTCGCTTTTACACGAGCGTGCGCGCGGTCGCTTGCACACACGCAGGCGTGCTGTGTCCCACCGACCCACCTGGGCACGAGTCCGCGGCTCGTGTGTGCATGTTCACCGCAACGGAGCAGCGACAGCGGCTAGCCTGTGGCCTCCGCAGAGTCCGCACTAGCGTTCGTTCTCACCTCCCAGCATGCACCGCGCTTTTTCTACGTCATCCCGCAGGACCTCTGTTTTCACTCAaaggcgcacgcgcgcgcggcACAGACAAATACTGTCCGTCCACACAGAAAGAAtcagacgcgcacacacacacaaagatacatcgataaatcaataaatcccttcacattaaaaaaaatattctggagAAATTTCATAATTTCATAAACGACAGCACGTTGTGCAATTTGTTTTTGGTGTGATGTGTTTTGTTGTCGTGACGTCACGTAGGTGGGAGTCAGGTGCGTTTAGATGAGCTCA
This region of Hippocampus zosterae strain Florida chromosome 17, ASM2543408v3, whole genome shotgun sequence genomic DNA includes:
- the LOC127590416 gene encoding WAS/WASL-interacting protein family member 2-like; amino-acid sequence: MPLSPPQPPAFAQSPEEVKGCPALLSDLSQGTDHPYFRLYQYLHQGAPHKNDCAAGPLSPRTPPGHRHDDGQSSALPPSTGSDTTPPPPPHQNRRGHAPSPPSANNRDKPLPPAPPTKAKPTSLAPPTYSGEADHLQQHVSLSNKRAAPSPGGHTHTRGPAPPPPPTSPAHRLTHPSATREAPPPPLYRTSGSPSLSSDLPARGKPPPPPPPSLRHAHASSIIPSLCDDFESKYLFHPLDDFPPPDEYRHFAKIYPSKAYSAMRGAPPLPPVGR